In Montipora foliosa isolate CH-2021 chromosome 9, ASM3666993v2, whole genome shotgun sequence, the DNA window TTTCAGCCAGCATCACACGAGCATAATGGTACGATTTTTAGGGTGACGCTAAAAAGCATAATGGTCACACTTACGAGCATAATGTGTGTACCCCTAGCAGCAATGAAAGTTAACAgctaagcctaaatattgttttatgcctaattaggcttaaggttagcacttccaaagggtttgggctttttcagcAGTTACATTTTAactgtagtctgcattttaccccttgtCTAcggtctgcattttacactggcCGCAATTTCAACACTTTCACAGAACAATAATCACaagaaagttgttgttctttcGTTGACAGTACCTTAGTATAGTTTATTCTTTTGCGGCAATTTCTTCGAAACAACTTTGTAATACCTATAAACGTTTTCATCATTTTATCATCTGTTCCATCTAGGAGTCGGGAGTTGGTTTTAATAGTCACCTGTGCGTAATAGGCAAATGGTGATAACGGTGGCACTACTGCACTGTATTTTTCACTACCGTCACCGGGAAACGTACTCAAAATTACACTCGGAAGCCCGGAATCCACTCaatcatttatttctctttGTATTGTTTAACTGCTCTTATGTCATGAACTTCAAACGTTCTCTTCTTGCAAGTTCTGTAACAGGACAAATTTTAATTCTTGTAGTGTGTTCAATTCAATTGTTATATTTCTAATTCCGTCTTATACTGACCAAACCATTGGGTCGGTTAAAATTGGGTATTTATATTTGGATCCCTGAATCGCTTTGAGTATAGACTTAAAGACTTGTGTTATCGGTCTTGGCTTAAAACAGTTGCACATTAAAAATTATGTTTAGTAATAAACATGGAATTCAGCCACCAACATATCTTCCGACTAGATAAATACTAAGGACATCCACGGACGCAAAAAATTGCTCTCCaaagattaatttttttttttcttaggaGAAAAGGCTGCTATAATGTAggtaaaaaccaaaaacaaaaaaaaggacaTCCAGGAACTAAGAAATTTGATACAAAAAGTGTTAAACACACTTTCAATCCCCTAATCCTTTCTCCTGGAACCAGCTTAAATGGTCTTTATAATGGTACTGAACCAGGGAAACGTCTGCAACAATCCCATTCCAAAAGCCTTGTTTTGTTCCAAATCTTAGTTCTTTGTTTTTTATACCCCACAGATCTTGCTAATAGAAAATTTAACCCATTATCCCACTCCCCTAATCACCTTTTTCCATTCAAAGCTCCTTTAAAGAACCTAAAACCCATGTTCTTTTCAATCAGGCGACCCAGTAAAGTTGATAAAAAATTGTCATCGGCCGTAAACATAGCATCCGCCACTCTTTTTCTTCAACTAATTAAATTGATTTCCATTAACCCAAAACCTAAGACCTTTATCTCACGAGCCCCAGTTTACTTGTCATGTCGGTTCTTTAAGTCTTACCCGGTATTTCCCCTGACTCTCTTTCCTCGCTTTTTAAAGAATCCAATCTTCTTTTCCTCATGAATTAGACCGCCGCAGTTAGAATGATAAAGAATGTCATATATACTTTTAATCCCTTACCCTTTTCTCCTGACGCTCCTTTCTAAGAATTTCTGCTTTTTCCTCGGCCTGTAATCAAGTGAACCGGGTTAGACATTATCGTCAACATGGTCCTCGGTCAAAAGCCACATTCTAGTCAAAATCCTACTTCTAGCTTTTTCGTATCCCACAGCTTGGGAATGCGGCGTGGACCGGTGGTTAGGTCATTGGGTTTGCAAGCGGTTGCCCCAGGTTCAATTCTAACCCCaagtttggatttgtttccggttgtcccagattcaactctaccacgctttgtaaatagcgaCCTAGTTGCCTGCTGCCACTTGGGGTTCGTAATCATGTtcctgttaagtttgaattgcctagtctttcagattattaaaactgggttgcctgtgaacTAGTTTCATAGCTAAATTCACTTCTATTATGAACAAagctttttactttttttttttaacagctcTTGCTAACAAAACAATTGTTTCTAAACCAGGAATCTAAGAGCCATATCATTTCCCTTATGGACCCCATTTTATTTGTCATGTCTGCTTTTAATCTCTTACCCTTTTCTCCTGAATCTCTTTCCACGCATTTTTAAGAATTTCTGCTTGTTTCTTTAGGTCAGGCATCAGCTCCCACACTGGAACAAGAGCAGCACGATTTCCTCGATCAATCACATACCATGTTGCATTGTTGCTTTGTAGTAATTGACTGAACATTTCAGGGTTTGTTATTGGTGGTCCTAGCGCTTGTACAGTCATTTTAGACCTGAACTTAACTTTCTCGATGGATGAAGCATCGGTGAAACCACTTATGTCGAATGAACTTGTCTTCACCGAGCCTCCAACAGAGAATCCAGCACCACTGTAACCGGCTGAAACTTCGCTGTCAAATTGCTTGCATGCTGCCATCATTACTTCTGATACGCTTGCTTTTCTTTCAGTGTCCACATCCAGGTTATGGAAGAATACGCCGCCTAAAGTGTGAACGCCCTTTGGCACGTGTGATCCAAACATCTTCAAAAAATTCTTGGCGCTTTCGTTGTCTTTTATCTCTTTCGCACGACTTCTAGCTTCATAGTGCAGTTCCATGTCTTCCAGGGGGATGCGGAAGGCCTTCGTTGGTTGACAAATGTACTTGGTAACAGTTGCATGAGTAGTGTTTTCCTGCTTCTTTGTTGAAGTGTCTTGGTTGCTTTGACTACTATAGGCACCAGACGCACTAGCATGAAATCCCCAACCACTACCTGTAACCGAAGCGGCTATGCTGAGACCGGAAGATTTCGCGGTTTTGTAAAATTTGGTAGATGCTTTCTTTTCGGTTGATTCGAAGAACCCAAATTCAAATCCAAGAGCTGGGCTTAGCCACACCACGTATTCTGGTTTCTTAAGTAAAGGAGACGGTGGGCTTTCGGAGAAACCTTCTATGTCATTATCATCAAATAGGATACCGTAAAGTGCCAGTCCACCGCTTGCAGCTGCGGCAATATCTTCATTCGTGACATAAGGCGTTCTTGCCAAGAAATCTGATGCAATGTTGATCTCTCTATTTAGCCGCTCCAAAAGGGCATTTGGATCATCCTTATACTGTTTGTCCCATCCTTCTGGTAGACTCAACTTATCCGCAATTTCCTTCATTTTCTCCTGCAACGCCTTCTTACTTTTCTCTGAAGCTTCTTGGGTAATCTTACGCGCTTCTTTGGCAATCCCCTTTGCCTCTTCTATTCTTTTCTCATTCTGCTTTATCTTTTCGTCTTGCACCTTCCGTTCTGTGGCGCGCTCGCTACTCTCGttaaaatacattttctttaaagttgagggtttttcttCCTTGCCTGCTTCTTCAATTATTTCATCCAGTTGCTCTTTTGACATGTCACTTGCCGATTCGACGCCTTTTCTCTCAAGCTTTTCTGCGGTTTTAAGCCCAATGCCATACCGCTGACATTGCTTTCTGATCTCAGTTCCTTCTGCAAACAAATTCTCCACAACTGAACGGTCTTCATCAGTTGCTCCTGTTATTAAGGTGTCTAGATCGCTATATTTCATCCTGCGAAGCTTAGTTAGAGAGGGGCTCCTCTTGATTACTTTTCCAACCCAGCCGTTCTGACCTTCGACCTCGATATCGTTAGTAACAAGGGCGCCAAGTGTTTCAAGCTTTGGCAGAAGTTTTTCAGACAGCACAATGTAAAACTCCTCTTGCTTCGTTCCATACTTCTCGGCCTTGTAGAGCTTTTTGGCAAGGTGAATTTGCCTCGTTGTATAATCACAGACAAGTTGTAAGGCCATGTCACTTAATCCATTTTCTTTGAGAAGATTTTGCAAGTCTTCCTGAAGTCCTCTTATTGCCACAGCGGTCAATTTACTTAAAAGCTTTTTCTTGTCATATGTATCTTCCAGGGAATTAATTTCTGAATACAGGGCTCTCACTTCAACTTCTATGTCCTCTGGCTTGCCATCAGTAATGTTGTTGAGTTTGGCGCTAAGATCTGCAGATTGAATAGGACAGATTGTCACAAAAAGATTCTATTGCTGAGTACATACGAAGACGGTTAACTATTCAGTTGTAACTCTCAGCAAACCTCTTTAATTCCATAACTCCAACACAAAAGTTTGATCTCTTCTTCAACATATACGGATACTAGACTTCTAATGGAAAGTCATTATTCCACAAGTTGAGGAATTGGAAGTACCTTGTAATTCAGCTTCATTTGTTTGGGGAGCATTCTCGCTTTGTTCTCCTTCTCCAGCGCCTTcttttcctcctcctcctcctcctcctcgcAAGCGAAGTAGCACCTTAATATTGCAATCACCAACAATACCCTGTTCTTGTAATGGTTTATCGAGAACGACCTGTGTTAAAAGGATGTGAAGTAAGTGATTAATAAATCGATTTGTGGGACTCACTCATTCATCCGAGCAGGgcagttcccggtgttgtggtctgtcctctgtggtatatcatgatTAGGGCGGAAAATGCTCGGAGACATCAGTTACATCAAGCTATtataaaatccgagggtaaagtaAGACaaatgatatgatatgatatacgATGTGATATAtaatatgatatgatatatgatatggtGCAAATGATGTAGTATGTGTCCACAAATAATAGAATCATGAATCATGAGCGGACAAAAAACTAAGGCACGAAAGTGACGCAACTAATTAAGCAGTTGACGTGCATTTtaagaataacaaaaaaaaacaaaggaatcaacgaatgaaatcAACCAACCAACGAACAAACGAACAAAAGAAGGGCGACGGACGGAAGGACGAATAAACTGAATTggattttttataaaaaaacttGACCTTTTCAAGGACGTTGGCGCTAAATTTGTTCGCGCATGTCGACCGCACATTTAGGAATTGTTGCAATGTTCCCGCGGCCACGTCCTACACTGTGAGCACTCGCTGAGTGAATATAAATGTAGGCAAACATGGCCTCGTTTGTTGTCTAGTTAGCCTCCCTGGCATATTTAATCttctaaataaataaacgatTAGTGGCCCACATGAATTACTTGCTTTGCTTAATATTCTCTATGATGAAACGAATAAATCTTATTTTAATAGTCAAAATAATTTAATACGTTCGATGTAGGAGAACACACACTATTCATGCCGTTTCTCCCGCGCGTTCTATGATATCCCGCGGGTATCCATCCGAAGCCAGACCTTTTTTTGCTTTTCGACGCCATTTGAGATTGACTAACACACTCATGGCATCGATGTCATGTGATATGTAGTCGTTCTCGGCCGCACCGGGAGCTGGTAATTACACGTGCAGTGACGTGGTTTTGAGATTGCAGGCTCAGAGATCGTAAACAATGTGCTTTtcgaatgagagaagtgatcctcacaataggccatttccgagttcatgtctgcctcctcttcaaagcgagtctaagtgcaaagtttttgttatgaaaattagttttcattcatatgtaaagtagaactaattaccatcacaaaaacttcgcacttagactcgctttgaagaggaaacatacgtgaactcggaaatggcctatttgctGGACAATTTTAAGTAATTGTCTCTTGTAGGCACCAATCAGATGTCTACAAGAAACAATTGCTGAAAAGATTTTCCAGCTAAGTAAGAGAATTACTTCTCTCATTCGTCtaataacccgcacttcaaaataTCCATTCATTTCAACGTGCCTTTCGTTCGTGCCTTCTCTTTCGCCGTTTCTGTACTTATACTT includes these proteins:
- the LOC137971283 gene encoding interferon-induced very large GTPase 1-like isoform X3, giving the protein MRESMIPGKSNDPGTRKCVVFVHLLNDFVMPCSVDPQKSLAEQILDVENVCGQFSKDTHFVLGGKTVVLDKPLQEQGIVGDCNIKVLLRLRGGGGGGGKEGAGEGEQSENAPQTNEAELQDLSAKLNNITDGKPEDIEVEVRALYSEINSLEDTYDKKKLLSKLTAVAIRGLQEDLQNLLKENGLSDMALQLVCDYTTRQIHLAKKLYKAEKYGTKQEEFYIVLSEKLLPKLETLGALVTNDIEVEGQNGWVGKVIKRSPSLTKLRRMKYSDLDTLITGATDEDRSVVENLFAEGTEIRKQCQRYGIGLKTAEKLERKGVESASDMSKEQLDEIIEEAGKEEKPSTLKKMYFNESSERATERKVQDEKIKQNEKRIEEAKGIAKEARKITQEASEKSKKALQEKMKEIADKLSLPEGWDKQYKDDPNALLERLNREINIASDFLARTPYVTNEDIAAAASGGLALYGILFDDNDIEGFSESPPSPLLKKPEYVVWLSPALGFEFGFFESTEKKASTKFYKTAKSSGLSIAASVTGSGWGFHASASGAYSSQSNQDTSTKKQENTTHATVTKYICQPTKAFRIPLEDMELHYEARSRAKEIKDNESAKNFLKMFGSHVPKGVHTLGGVFFHNLDVDTERKASVSEVMMAACKQFDSEVSAGYSGAGFSVGGSVKTSSFDISGFTDASSIEKVKFRSKMTVQALGPPITNPEMFSQLLQSNNATWYVIDRGNRAALVPVWELMPDLKKQAEILKNAWKEIQEKRAEEKAEILRKERQEKRSSGLNCERAPLVISG
- the LOC137971283 gene encoding interferon-induced very large GTPase 1-like isoform X2 — encoded protein: MRESMIPGKSNDPGTRKCVVFVHLLNDFVMPCSVDPQKSLAEQILDVENVCGQFSKDTHFVLGGKTVVLDKPLQEQGIVGDCNIKVLLRLRGGGGGGGKEGAGEGEQSENAPQTNEAELQDLSAKLNNITDGKPEDIEVEVRALYSEINSLEDTYDKKKLLSKLTAVAIRGLQEDLQNLLKENGLSDMALQLVCDYTTRQIHLAKKLYKAEKYGTKQEEFYIVLSEKLLPKLETLGALVTNDIEVEGQNGWVGKVIKRSPSLTKLRRMKYSDLDTLITGATDEDRSVVENLFAEGTEIRKQCQRYGIGLKTAEKLERKGVESASDMSKEQLDEIIEEAGKEEKPSTLKKMYFNESSERATERKVQDEKIKQNEKRIEEAKGIAKEARKITQEASEKSKKALQEKMKEIADKLSLPEGWDKQYKDDPNALLERLNREINIASDFLARTPYVTNEDIAAAASGGLALYGILFDDNDIEGFSESPPSPLLKKPEYVVWLSPALGFEFGFFESTEKKASTKFYKTAKSSGLSIAASVTGSGWGFHASASGAYSSQSNQDTSTKKQENTTHATVTKYICQPTKAFRIPLEDMELHYEARSRAKEIKDNESAKNFLKMFGSHVPKGVHTLGGVFFHNLDVDTERKASVSEVMMAACKQFDSEVSAGYSGAGFSVGGSVKTSSFDISGFTDASSIEKVKFRSKMTVQALGPPITNPEMFSQLLQSNNATWYVIDRGNRAALVPVWELMPDLKKQAEILKNAWKEIQEKRAEEKAEILRKERQEKRREIKAVAEMLVDRLSLGSVPL
- the LOC137971283 gene encoding uncharacterized protein isoform X1; the encoded protein is MRESMIPGKSNDPGTRKCVVFVHLLNDFVMPCSVDPQKSLAEQILDVENVCGQFSKDTHFVLGGKTVVLDKPLQEQGIVGDCNIKVLLRLRGGGGGGGKEGAGEGEQSENAPQTNEAELQDLSAKLNNITDGKPEDIEVEVRALYSEINSLEDTYDKKKLLSKLTAVAIRGLQEDLQNLLKENGLSDMALQLVCDYTTRQIHLAKKLYKAEKYGTKQEEFYIVLSEKLLPKLETLGALVTNDIEVEGQNGWVGKVIKRSPSLTKLRRMKYSDLDTLITGATDEDRSVVENLFAEGTEIRKQCQRYGIGLKTAEKLERKGVESASDMSKEQLDEIIEEAGKEEKPSTLKKMYFNESSERATERKVQDEKIKQNEKRIEEAKGIAKEARKITQEASEKSKKALQEKMKEIADKLSLPEGWDKQYKDDPNALLERLNREINIASDFLARTPYVTNEDIAAAASGGLALYGILFDDNDIEGFSESPPSPLLKKPEYVVWLSPALGFEFGFFESTEKKASTKFYKTAKSSGLSIAASVTGSGWGFHASASGAYSSQSNQDTSTKKQENTTHATVTKYICQPTKAFRIPLEDMELHYEARSRAKEIKDNESAKNFLKMFGSHVPKGVHTLGGVFFHNLDVDTERKASVSEVMMAACKQFDSEVSAGYSGAGFSVGGSVKTSSFDISGFTDASSIEKVKFRSKMTVQALGPPITNPEMFSQLLQSNNATWYVIDRGNRAALVPVWELMPDLKKQAEILKNAWKEIQEKRAEEKAEILRKERQEKRTEVLDLPIAEMTVVMRRFFLALRSLYEGKSVVDETRKDAMVYLKSILPLSTQFLASVSEFFEYYEALDYEEWCDLLSDILEETKGYQQLCVTLLKIHEDFQIPIKRRKQNEDLKNFIKGIIMAAVPFSFIENELNKLENKAEKAKKDPKKLYYKVMAKQAKDMKAVCQIFYAVLPDVRTDFLSIST